A single region of the Eleginops maclovinus isolate JMC-PN-2008 ecotype Puerto Natales chromosome 4, JC_Emac_rtc_rv5, whole genome shotgun sequence genome encodes:
- the e2f8 gene encoding LOW QUALITY PROTEIN: transcription factor E2F8 (The sequence of the model RefSeq protein was modified relative to this genomic sequence to represent the inferred CDS: inserted 1 base in 1 codon): protein MGPLTTPKKGMEVHSVDPWTPTSNLKMLINAASPEIRNREKELCVDNDGREGLDPSQESENGDWKMISRKEKSLGLLCHKFLARYPDHPNPALNNDICLDDVATELSVERRRIYDIMNVLESLHMVSRSAKNRYTWHGRTKLAQTLAVLKQVGEEQRYGQQMLHIRQRLRDKEFDFDGEEKENEEVVELESGEQGQKELFFIELPGVEFKAASVNSRKDKSLRVMSQKFVMLFLVSNPRVVSLDVAAKILIGEDQCVDQDKNKFKTKVRRLYDIANVLRSLKLIEKVHVTEERGRKPXFEWVGPEEFPLVEDLESSTSKCSTKKKVVLEPRPSLENCAKNLFSSPGAKRSFTRHPSLIKLAKSIQDDRRKINSAPNSPFKGALSDSSNTELPNKMAQLAAICQIELNQRSSTGTEDQKHSAAAEADTAAVRLEPSSSVPMEPPQAPLLTPTQETTVNTTVHLTPHTPMTALPTGSLAYIPAQCSSLIPIMLPQQRGSMPYAVYLQSSSPRPNPLVRPQPTSLAVRSMTFEDKTGQSPTGQCTARSLPTFRASDVSPFVLKRLCSDSVSDGSPSKAKRKDPNFKDTSPKLCEILQARLKSRRGTQPLSRPSPRALHLDPEFVNTPGGAVANQTLEQSLETFLDKEDKTANSDSEAGLTPVRVVPLTPGHLHTETLVPAGYLIPISQQSLISYRETQDSGREGNKASTPTYNIYQTPTAGSRQALAQETTPTSLRLHKPAAASPLTTQQAHRLHSPSPAILNFTLQNLGLISGSSPANIFAAPQTPECVSSIPSPMALQQRGMVFIKPVSPVPVQQSLSGQPMTLFSLQQPLMTTPKGTGLPQHSFFHTPVHLSPLAAMVTPGGHLATNTVYIPQRKLDTEES, encoded by the exons ATGGGTCCCCTCACTACACCTAAAAAGGGAATGGAAGTACATTCTGTTGACCCCTGGACGCCTACTTCAAACCTGAAAATGCTTATCAATGCTGCTAGTCCTGAAATCAGGAACCGAGAGAAGGAGTTGTGCGTTGACAATGACGGACGGGAAGGTCTTGATCCTTCCCAG GAATCGGAAAACGGAGACTGGAAAATGATCAGCAGGAAAGAGAAGAGCTTGGGTTTGCTCTGTCATAAATTTCTCGCCCGATATCCAGATCACCCCAACCCTGCCCTTAACAACGACATCTGCCTGGATGATGTGGCTACTGAGCTAA GTGTAGAACGGCGGCGCATCTACGACATCATGAATGTGCTGGAGAGTCTGCACATGGTGAGCCGCTCGGCCAAAAACCGTTACACATGGCACGGACGGACCAAACTGGCCCAGACTCTGGCCGTTCTGAAGCAAGTGGGCGAGGAGCAAAGGTACGGCCAGCAGATGCTGCACATCAGACAGCGTCTCCGGGACAAGGAGTTTGACTTTGAtggggaggaaaaggagaacgaggaggtggtggagctgGAGAGCGGGGAGCAGGGGCAGAAAGAGCTGTTCTTTATTGAGCTTCCAGGGGTAGAGTTCAAAGCAG CTTCGGTTAACAGTAGGAAGGATAAATCTCTGAGGGTGATGAGCCAGAAATTTGTCATGCTCTTCCTGGTGTCTAATCCTCGTGTGGTCAGTTTGGACGTGGCTGCCAAGATCCTGATCGGAGAGGACCAGTGCGTGGATCAAGACAAGAATAAGTTCAAGA CCAAAGTGCGTCGGCTGTACGACATAGCTAATGTGCTGCGGAGCCTGAAGCTCATTGAGAAAGTCCATGTGAcagaagagagggggaggaagc GCTTTGAATGGGTCGGCCCTGAAGAATTCCCACTTGTTGAAG ATTTGGAGAGCTCCACATCCAAATGCTCAACCAAGAAGAAAGTTGTACTGGAGCCCCGTCCTTCCTTAGAAAACTGTGCCAAAAACCTGTTCTCATCTCCTGGAGCCAAGCGCAGTTTCACCCGACACCCGTCACTTATAAAGCTGGCCAAGAGCATTCAGGACGACCGCAGAAAGATCAACTCTGCCCCCAACAGTCCGTTCAAAGGCGCCCTCA GTGATTCATCCAACACTGAACTCCCAAACAAAATGGCTCAACTCGCAGCTATTTGTCAGATTGAGCTCAACCAGCGGTCATC GACTGGAACTGAGGATCAGAAgcattctgctgctgctgaggcagacactgctgctgtgaggctggagccctcctcctctgttccaATGGAGCCGCCTCAGGCACCGTTACTAACTCCAACTCAGGAGACTACAGTCAACACTACTGTCCACCTCACCCCCCACACACCAATGACAGCCCTGCCCACAGGCTCCCTTGCCTACATCCCCGCACAGTGTTCATCCCTCATCCCCATCATGTTGCCTCAGCAGCGGGGGAGCATGCCCTACGCTGTGTACTTGCAGTCATCATCCCCGAGGCCGAACCCTCTGGTCAGGCCGCAGCCGACCAGCCTGGCAGTGCGCTCCATGACCTTTGAGGATAAAACAGGGCAGAGCCCGACAGGCCAGTGCACCGCTAGGAGTCTGCCGACCTTCAGGGCGTCAGACGTCAGCCCCTTTGTGCTCAAACGGCTGTGTTCAGATTCAGTCTCAGACGGGAGCCCATCCAAAGCTAAGAGAAAAGACCCCAACTTTAAG GACACTTCTCCAAAGCTGTGTGAGATCCTGCAGGCCCGTCTGAAGTCCCGGCGCGGCACTCAGCCTTTAAGCCGGCCTTCGCCTCGCGCCCTCCACCTCGACCCGGAGTTTGTCAACACCCCCGGTGGTGCTGTAGCCAATCAGACATTAGAGCAAAGCTTGGAGACCTTCCTGGACAAAGAGGACAAGACGGCGAACTCGGACAGCGAGGCGGGATTAACACCAGTCAGGGTGGTTCCCTTAACTCCAGGACATCTCCACACAGAG ACCTTAGTACCGGCCGGATACCTGATCCCAATCTCCCAGCAGTCCCTCATCAGCTACAGGGAAACCCAAGATTCAGGGAGAGAAGGCAACAAGGCCTCAACTCCCACCTACAACATCTACCAAACACCCACTGCAG GCTCCAGACAGGCCCTAGCCCAGGAGACTACCCCCACCAGCCTCCGTCTTCACAAACCAGCCGCCGCCTCGCCCCTCACCACCCAGCAGGCGCACCGCCTCCACAGCCCCAGCCCTGCCATCCTCAACTTCACCCTGCAGAACCTGGGGCTGATCTCAGGCTCCAGCCCAGCAAACATCTTCGCAGCCCCCCAGACCCCAGAGTGTGTCAGCAGCATACCCAGCCCTATggctctgcagcagagaggcatGGTGTTCATCAAACCTGTGTCCCCTGTGCCTGTGCAGCAGTCTTTGTCAGGACAGCCCATGACCCTGTTCAGTCTGCAACAG CCTCTGATGACCACCCCCAAAGGGACGGGGCTCCCCCAGCACAGCTTCTTCCACACGCCGGTGCACCTCTCCCCACTGGCTGCCATGGTAACCCCCGGTGGACATCTGGCCACCAACACAGTTTACATCCCTCAGAGGAAGCTGGACACTGAGGAGTCCTGA
- the csrp3 gene encoding cysteine and glycine-rich protein 3, with product MPNLGGGAKCAACEKTAYHAEEIQCNGRSFHKTCFICMSCRKGLDSTTVAAHESEIYCKSCYGKKYGPKGYGYGQGAGALSSDPPRHTGLQPQESKPRPASSNPSENKSSQKFGCSDRCPRCSKAVYAAEKVMGAGKPWHKTCFRCALCGKSLESTNVTDKDGELYCKVCYAKNFGPKGFGLGNAAMLD from the exons ATGCCAAACTTGGGAGGTGGAGCTAAGTGTGCAGCGTGTGAGAAGACAGCGTACCATGCAGAGGAGATCCAGTGTAACGGCAGGAGCTTCCATAAGACCTGCTTCATCTGCA TGAGTTGCAGAAAAGGGCTGGACAGCACCACGGTTGCAGCGCATGAGTCTGAGATTTACTGCAAGTCCTGCTATGGCAAGAAATATGGGCCAAAAGGCTATGGATACGGGCAAGGAGCAGGAGCTCTGAGCTCAGACCCTCCTCGACACACCGGCCTGCAGCCTCAAGA GTCTAAGCCACGACCAGCTTCCTCAAATCCTAGTGAAAATAAATCTTCCCAGAAGTTTGGATGTTCAGACCGCTGCCCTCGCTGCTCTAAAGCCGTCTATGCAGCAGAGAAGGTGATGGGAGCGGGAAAG ccCTGGCATAAAACCTGTTTCCGCTGCGCCCTGTGTGGTAAAAGCCTGGAGTCGACCAACGTGACAGACAAGGATGGAGAGCTGTACTGTAAag TTTGCTATGCTAAAAACTTCGGCCCAAAAGGATTTGGACTGGGGAATGCCGCCATGTTGGACTAA